Proteins found in one Camelus bactrianus isolate YW-2024 breed Bactrian camel chromosome X, ASM4877302v1, whole genome shotgun sequence genomic segment:
- the LOC141576273 gene encoding melanoma-associated antigen D4 isoform X1, translating to MAEGSYRMESEGYNVEDMDEGSDDVGEEEMAEGNDYEEFGAFGGYGALTSFDIRILRAFGSLGPGFRILANEPWELENPMLARTLMEAFRLDPETLANEAAARAASVARAAASNQAARAAAAAARATYNQVVANHSVATGQASGGDAQPEAQAATPETSLASPHSSQMLVNSEMAAPGAPATSTPPQTSSQGQEAASEGPSSACVFSQAPCTSGTEATRPKTALLGQNDVFDFSQPAGVSGMAFPRPKRPAPAQEAATEGPSAASGGPQAASAGEGAATRPKTTKSGKALAKTRWVEPQNVAATAAAKAKMATSIPEPEEAAATAQQSAEPRARTGGKRTKKSKHLDDEYESSEEEREPPVVPPTWRASQPPVTTVRPQPAPRPPMALRSQVPSRHVLCLPPRNVTLLQERANKLVKYLMIKDYKKIPIKRSDMLKDVIREYDEHFPEIIERATYTLEKKFGIHLKEIDKEEHLYILVCTRDSSARLLGKTKDTPRLSLLLVILGVIFMNGNRASEAVLWDALRKMGLRSGVRHPFLGDLRKLITDDFVKQKYLEYKKIPNSSPPEYEFLWGLRAHHETSKMRVLRFIAQYQNRDPREWRAHFLEAVDDAFKTMDVDMAEEHARARMRAQMNIGDEALVGRWSWDDIQVELLTWDEDGDFGDAWARIPFAFWARYHQYILNSNRANRRATWRAGVSSGTNAAASTSLLDGPSTSSTIRTRNAARTSASFFSWIQQR from the exons ATGGCTGAGGGAAGCTACCGCATGGAATCCGAAGGCTACAACGTGGAAGACATGGACGAGGGTAGCGATGACGTCGGGGAGGAAGAGATGGCTGAAGGAAACGACTATGAAGAATTTGGTGCTtttggaggctacggcgccctcACCAGCTTTGACATCCGTATCCTCAGAGCCTTTGGGAGCCTGGGTCCAGGCTTCCGCATCTTAGCG AATGAGCCCTGGGAACTGGAAAACCCTATGCTGGCCAGGACTCTGATGGAGGCATTTCGACTGGATCCAGAAACACTTGCCAACGAGGCTGCCGCCCGTGCTGCCAGCGTAGCCCGTGCCGCCGCCTCCAACCAAGCTGCTCgggccgctgccgctgccgcccgGGCCACCTACAATCAGGTGGTCGCTAACCACTCAGTGGCCACAGGCCAGGCCTCAGGGGGAGATGCCCAGCCCGAGGCTCAGGCAGCCACCCCTGAGACAAGCCTCGCTTCTCCGCACAGCTCTCAGATGCTAGTCAACAGCGAGATGGCCGCCCCCGGGGCTCCCGCAACCTCCACGCCGCCCCAGACATCCTCCCAGGGCCAGGAGGCTGCTAGCGAGGGCCCTAGTTCGGCCTGTGTTTTCTCCCAGGCCCCGTGCACCAGTGGGACAGAGGCCACCCGGCCCAAGACAGCCCTCCTGGGTCAGAACGATGTCTTTGATTTCAGCCAGCCGGCAGGTGTCAGTGGCATGGCCTTCCCACGCCCCAAGAGACCCGCCCCAGCCCAAGAGGCTGCCACAGAGGGCCCCAGTGCTGCCTCCGGGGGACCGCAGGCGGCCTCTGCCGGGGAGGGGGCAGCCACTAGGCCCAAGACGACCAAGTCTGGGAAGGCTCTGGCCAAGACTCGGTGGGTGGAGCCTCAGAATGTGGCGGCAACAGCCGCTGCCAAGGCCAAGATGGCCACGAGCATCCCTGAGCCTGAGGAGGCAGCTGCCACCGCTCAGCAGAGTgctgagcccagggccaggactggAGGCAAGAGGACAAAGAAG TCCAAGCACCTGGATGACGAATATGAGAGCAGCGAGGAGGAGAGAGAGCCTCCCGTGGTCCCACCGACCTGGAGGGCATCGCAGCCCCCAGTGACGACGGTGCGGCCTCAGCCAGCCCCCCGGCCCCCGATGGCCCTGAGGTCCCAGGTACCCTCACGGCACGTACTGTGCTTGCCGCCCCGCAACGTGACCCTTCTGCAAGAGAGG GCAAATAAGTTGGTGAAATATCTGATGATTAAAGACTACAAGAAGATCCCCATCAAGCGCTCAG ACATGCTGAAGGACGTCATCCGAGAATACGACGAACATTTCCCTGAGATCATTGAACGAGCAACTTACACTCTGGAGAAG AAGTTCGGGATCCACCTGAAGGAGATCGACAAGGAAGAACACCTCTACATCCTCGTCTGCACCCGGGATTCTTCAGCCCGCCTCCTGGGAAA GACCAAGGACACTCCCAGGCTGAGCCTCCTCTTGGTGATTCTGGGAGTCATCTTCATGAACGGCAACCGTGCTAGCGAGG CTGTCCTCTGGGATGCTCTACGCAAGATGGGACTACGCTCCGG GGTCAGGCACCCGTTCCTTGGCGATCTGAGGAAACTCATTACAGACGACTTTGTGAAGCAGAA GTACCTGGAGTACAAGAAGATCCCCAACAGCAGCCCCCCTGAGTATGAGTTCCTCTGGGGCCTGCGAGCCCACCACGAGACCAGCAAGATGAGGGTGCTGAGATTCATCGCCCAG TATCAGAACCGAGACCCCCGGGAATGGAGGGCTCATTTCTTGGAGGCCGTGGATGACGCTTTCAAGACGATGGATGTGGATATGGCTGAGGAACACGCCAGGGCGCGGATGAGGGCCCAGATGAACATCGGGGACGAGGCTCTGGTTGGGCGGTGGAGCTGGGACGACATACAGGTCGAGCTGCTGACCTGGGATGAGGACGGAGATTTCGGCGACGCCTGGGCCCGGATCCCCTTCGCTTTCTGGGCCCGATACCATCAGTACATTCTGAATAGCAACCGTGCCAACCGGAGGGCCACCTGGAGGGCTGGCGTCAGCAGCGGCACCAATGCTGCGGCCAGCACCAGCCTCCTCGACGGCCCCAGCACCAGCTCCACCATCCGGACCAGAAATGCCGCCAGGACCAGTGCCAGCTTCTTCTCCTGGATTCA GCAACGCTGA
- the LOC141576273 gene encoding melanoma-associated antigen D4 isoform X2 yields the protein MAEGSYRMESEGYNVEDMDEGSDDVGEEEMAEGNDYEEFGAFGGYGALTSFDIRILRAFGSLGPGFRILANEPWELENPMLARTLMEAFRLDPETLANEAAARAASVARAAASNQAARAAAAAARATYNQVVANHSVATGQASGGDAQPEAQAATPETSLASPHSSQMLVNSEMAAPGAPATSTPPQTSSQGQEAASEGPSSACVFSQAPCTSGTEATRPKTALLGQNDVFDFSQPAGVSGMAFPRPKRPAPAQEAATEGPSAASGGPQAASAGEGAATRPKTTKSGKALAKTRWVEPQNVAATAAAKAKMATSIPEPEEAAATAQQSAEPRARTGGKRTKKSKHLDDEYESSEEEREPPVVPPTWRASQPPVTTVRPQPAPRPPMALRSQVPSRHVLCLPPRNVTLLQERANKLVKYLMIKDYKKIPIKRSDMLKDVIREYDEHFPEIIERATYTLEKKFGIHLKEIDKEEHLYILVCTRDSSARLLGKTKDTPRLSLLLVILGVIFMNGNRASEAVLWDALRKMGLRSGVRHPFLGDLRKLITDDFVKQKYLEYKKIPNSSPPEYEFLWGLRAHHETSKMRVLRFIAQYQNRDPREWRAHFLEAVDDAFKTMDVDMAEEHARARMRAQMNIGDEALVGRWSWDDIQVELLTWDEDGDFGDAWARIPFAFWARYHQYILNSNRANRRATWRAGVSSGTNAAASTSLLDGPSTSSTIRTRNAARTSASFFSWIQ from the exons ATGGCTGAGGGAAGCTACCGCATGGAATCCGAAGGCTACAACGTGGAAGACATGGACGAGGGTAGCGATGACGTCGGGGAGGAAGAGATGGCTGAAGGAAACGACTATGAAGAATTTGGTGCTtttggaggctacggcgccctcACCAGCTTTGACATCCGTATCCTCAGAGCCTTTGGGAGCCTGGGTCCAGGCTTCCGCATCTTAGCG AATGAGCCCTGGGAACTGGAAAACCCTATGCTGGCCAGGACTCTGATGGAGGCATTTCGACTGGATCCAGAAACACTTGCCAACGAGGCTGCCGCCCGTGCTGCCAGCGTAGCCCGTGCCGCCGCCTCCAACCAAGCTGCTCgggccgctgccgctgccgcccgGGCCACCTACAATCAGGTGGTCGCTAACCACTCAGTGGCCACAGGCCAGGCCTCAGGGGGAGATGCCCAGCCCGAGGCTCAGGCAGCCACCCCTGAGACAAGCCTCGCTTCTCCGCACAGCTCTCAGATGCTAGTCAACAGCGAGATGGCCGCCCCCGGGGCTCCCGCAACCTCCACGCCGCCCCAGACATCCTCCCAGGGCCAGGAGGCTGCTAGCGAGGGCCCTAGTTCGGCCTGTGTTTTCTCCCAGGCCCCGTGCACCAGTGGGACAGAGGCCACCCGGCCCAAGACAGCCCTCCTGGGTCAGAACGATGTCTTTGATTTCAGCCAGCCGGCAGGTGTCAGTGGCATGGCCTTCCCACGCCCCAAGAGACCCGCCCCAGCCCAAGAGGCTGCCACAGAGGGCCCCAGTGCTGCCTCCGGGGGACCGCAGGCGGCCTCTGCCGGGGAGGGGGCAGCCACTAGGCCCAAGACGACCAAGTCTGGGAAGGCTCTGGCCAAGACTCGGTGGGTGGAGCCTCAGAATGTGGCGGCAACAGCCGCTGCCAAGGCCAAGATGGCCACGAGCATCCCTGAGCCTGAGGAGGCAGCTGCCACCGCTCAGCAGAGTgctgagcccagggccaggactggAGGCAAGAGGACAAAGAAG TCCAAGCACCTGGATGACGAATATGAGAGCAGCGAGGAGGAGAGAGAGCCTCCCGTGGTCCCACCGACCTGGAGGGCATCGCAGCCCCCAGTGACGACGGTGCGGCCTCAGCCAGCCCCCCGGCCCCCGATGGCCCTGAGGTCCCAGGTACCCTCACGGCACGTACTGTGCTTGCCGCCCCGCAACGTGACCCTTCTGCAAGAGAGG GCAAATAAGTTGGTGAAATATCTGATGATTAAAGACTACAAGAAGATCCCCATCAAGCGCTCAG ACATGCTGAAGGACGTCATCCGAGAATACGACGAACATTTCCCTGAGATCATTGAACGAGCAACTTACACTCTGGAGAAG AAGTTCGGGATCCACCTGAAGGAGATCGACAAGGAAGAACACCTCTACATCCTCGTCTGCACCCGGGATTCTTCAGCCCGCCTCCTGGGAAA GACCAAGGACACTCCCAGGCTGAGCCTCCTCTTGGTGATTCTGGGAGTCATCTTCATGAACGGCAACCGTGCTAGCGAGG CTGTCCTCTGGGATGCTCTACGCAAGATGGGACTACGCTCCGG GGTCAGGCACCCGTTCCTTGGCGATCTGAGGAAACTCATTACAGACGACTTTGTGAAGCAGAA GTACCTGGAGTACAAGAAGATCCCCAACAGCAGCCCCCCTGAGTATGAGTTCCTCTGGGGCCTGCGAGCCCACCACGAGACCAGCAAGATGAGGGTGCTGAGATTCATCGCCCAG TATCAGAACCGAGACCCCCGGGAATGGAGGGCTCATTTCTTGGAGGCCGTGGATGACGCTTTCAAGACGATGGATGTGGATATGGCTGAGGAACACGCCAGGGCGCGGATGAGGGCCCAGATGAACATCGGGGACGAGGCTCTGGTTGGGCGGTGGAGCTGGGACGACATACAGGTCGAGCTGCTGACCTGGGATGAGGACGGAGATTTCGGCGACGCCTGGGCCCGGATCCCCTTCGCTTTCTGGGCCCGATACCATCAGTACATTCTGAATAGCAACCGTGCCAACCGGAGGGCCACCTGGAGGGCTGGCGTCAGCAGCGGCACCAATGCTGCGGCCAGCACCAGCCTCCTCGACGGCCCCAGCACCAGCTCCACCATCCGGACCAGAAATGCCGCCAGGACCAGTGCCAGCTTCTTCTCCTGGATTCAGTAA